Proteins from a single region of Pseudalkalibacillus hwajinpoensis:
- a CDS encoding pro-sigmaK processing inhibitor BofA family protein, with translation MDPKLIIGLFVFSIVLLLFVGAPLKPMRWIGQGLIKLAIGALLLFFLNTFGTPFDLHVPINPGTAVITGFLGVPGLIALAAIELILIG, from the coding sequence ATGGATCCTAAACTTATTATTGGCTTATTTGTCTTCAGTATTGTTTTGCTTCTTTTTGTGGGGGCACCACTGAAGCCGATGCGTTGGATTGGGCAGGGGTTAATCAAGTTAGCAATCGGTGCATTACTTCTATTCTTTCTCAATACATTCGGCACTCCATTTGACCTCCATGTTCCTATTAATCCCGGGACAGCAGTGATCACCGGTTTTCTAGGCGTTCCTGGCCTTATAGCTCTGGCTGCAATTGAACTGATTTTGATAGGTTGA